From Medicago truncatula cultivar Jemalong A17 chromosome 7, MtrunA17r5.0-ANR, whole genome shotgun sequence, a single genomic window includes:
- the LOC11407088 gene encoding uncharacterized protein: protein MANLTTKSEWLKSIETSLTSVDYDYCQSSSISVVPEGLKKWNEDAYIPRKVSIGPRFRGRREDLFLMEEVKLRCMLSLLNRADKSLEQCSDAVWELDKEVRECYLGDLKLERHELAKIMLVDGCFLLELLISKGLDSQLPSRLFPPSPAAEVLKDDDVLSDLMLLENQIPFLVLHKLSQTLFPYVFEPDDSLPYSPREEQRKTEERVKKMNNLALAVLGYSPDLQIPCVDAPHILDLVHFFVNIKTCESTHRTEEQYVALGNMDATQTQQKQLKLEYCAQRLLTAGVTIKVKLPEKQHVVPSTMLTMATFVLKILIRYIFSEILISIQRANFHRLDLDQEMELKGLDFYFKFEKETLEIKQLHITKTTKAKWCNLIAWEHHKMYKYASRLAPRYEDEDESQQNTSKIVSCGKFTWAALIFNDLICSADDVQLLKDKKIIVDNLKMSNQELMEFFRKIALGIDHKVVDSSTYIQMVDDINNYSRAFNIKRMLKSVITSIIYHREQVIRFMNHDYNFPATLVSVLAIVQTVYTVLAFYYHK, encoded by the coding sequence ATGGCCAATCTAACAACGAAAAGTGAGTGGTTAAAATCTATAGAGACATCGCTAACATCTGTAGACTATGATTATTGTCAATCAAGCAGCATTTCAGTGGTTCCGGAAGGACTTAAAAAATGGAACGAGGATGCTTACATTCCAAGGAAGGTGTCGATCGGACCAAGATTTAGGGGGAGGAGAGAAGACCTTTTTCTTATGGAAGAGGTCAAACTACGCTGCATGTTGTCTCTTCTTAACCGAGCCGATAAAAGCTTGGAGCAATGCAGTGATGCCGTTTGGGAATTAGATAAAGAGGTTCGTGAATGCTACCTGGGAGACCTTAAACTCGAACGACATGAACTCGCTAAAATTATGTTAGTGGATGGATGTTTTCTGTTGGAGCTTCTCATATCAAAGGGATTGGATTCTCAACTTCCTAGCCGTTTATTTCCACCTAGTCCCGCAGCTGAAGTGCTGAAAGACGATGATGTTCTGTCTGATCTAATGTTGTTGGAGAATCAGATCCCCTTTTTGGTTCTTCATAAGTTGTCCCAAACACTTTTTCCATATGTGTTTGAACCAGATGACTCTCTTCCCTATTCTCCTCGAGAGGAACAGAGGAAGACGGAAGAGAGGGTGAAGAAAATGAACAATCTTGCCCTTGCTGTCTTAGGATACTCTCCTGATCTTCAGATACCGTGTGTCGATGCCCCTCACATTCTTGATCTTGTCCACTTCTTCGTTAACATCAAGACATGTGAGAGTACCCATAGAACGGAGGAACAATATGTTGCGCTGGGCAATATGGATGCTACTCAGACCCAGCAGAAACAACTTAAACTGGAGTACTGTGCTCAGAGACTCCTAACTGCAGGGGTTACCATAAAAGTGAAACTCCCTGAGAAACAGCATGTTGTGCCGAGTACTATGCTAACTATGGCTACCTTTgtcttgaaaattttaattcGTTATATATTTTCTGAGATCTTGATTAGCATCCAGCGTGCGAATTTTCATCGCTTGGATTTGGACCAAGAGATGGAATTGAAAGGTTTGGACTTTTACTTTAAGTTTGAAAAGGAGACTCTTGAAATTAAACAACTGCATATCACAAAAACGACAAAAGCCAAGTGGTGTAATCTTATTGCTTGGGAGCATCATAAAATGTACAAATATGCTTCCCGTCTTGCACCTAGATACGAAGACGAGGATGAGAGCCAACAGAACACAAGCAAAATTGTTTCCTGCGGCAAATTTACTTGGGCTGCTTTGATTTTCAACGATCTGATCTGTTCTGCAGATGATGTCCAACTTCTCAAAGACAAGAAAATCATTGTGGATAATCTCAAGATGAGCAACCAAGAGCTGATGGAGTTTTTCCGCAAAATAGCACTTGGAATTGACCATAAGGTAGTTGATTCCAGTACTTATATTCAAATGGTTGATGACATCAACAATTACTCTCGGGCATTTAACATTAAACGAATGTTGAAATCAGTTATAACTTCGATCATATACCATCGAGAACAAGTTATAAGATTTATGAACCACGATTACAACTTCCCTGCAACGCTGGTGTCTGTTCTCGCTATTGTGCAGACTGTTTATACAGTCCTAGCATTTTATTATCACAAGTAG
- the LOC112416656 gene encoding uncharacterized protein yields the protein MWSLWKRRNLKLWQQQNETCMHVVERARHLLDDWRTAQEVRSHKATNNPAQPNNVIHGHVIEWTKPTYGRYKCNIDASFSDSLNMVGIGICIRDDQAGEFVMAKTDCFSPLCDVDIREAVGFHTAATMGVKSSL from the coding sequence ATGTGGAGCTTGTGGAAGCGTAGGAACTTAAAATTGTGGCAACAACAAAATGAAACATGTATGCATGTTGTTGAACGGGCTCGACACCTCTTAGATGATTGGAGAACCGCCCAAGAAGTCAGATCGCATAAAGCTACTAACAATCCCGCTCAGCCAAACAATGTTATTCATGGTCATGTCATTGAGTGGACGAAGCCGACATATGGTAGGTACAAATGTAATATTGATGCCTCCTTTTCCGACTCTTTGAATATGGTAGGTATTGGCATATGTATCCGTGATGATCAGGCCGGTGAGTTTGTTATGGCCAAGACGGACTGCTTCTCTCCTCTTTGTGATGTTGACATCAGAGAGGCTGTTGGATTCCACACGGCAGCTACAATGGGTGTCAAATCTTCACTATGA